The genomic stretch ACTGAACTTGAGCTTACCTCAAAACGAACGGGTTTCCGAACGATTTGCGATCGGGAAGCGCCTGTTCGCGTCTCGATGCTCGAAGGCGTGTTCGGCGTTCGGCAGACGATCGATTCTCGAACAGCTTGCCTATGGGTTGGCGGGGCAACTTCGGTGTCTCGTTTGCGGACTCTGGCTAAGTCCAACGAGGTGGTACGACTTGCCTAGGGATGCTGCGCAACCTGCATTTGCGATGTCCATCAGAATCATGCAATGGCCGGGAGGGTGAGCGCCGCTGCTGGCGCACAGACAAGTATGAGGATCGTCGCGCTACGCGCGCGACTGAGCAAAGACTCCAGGGCGGCGCTGAGCCGCCGTGCGGGACGCGTCCGGCTGTTGCCCGCAGTCACACTCGCACTTCTCGCCGGACATCGCACCGATTCTGCTCGACGCCGCCGACCGGCAGGCTCAAGTATTGGAAATCCATCGATTCTCGACACTCACGCGGCAGATGGCGGCGGCGTCGCGACGGTCGGTGGCCGATCTTGTGGCTCGACATTGACCGCTTCCGACTGATGTCTGGCCCCAATCGACTCGGTAGAGCAGGCCGATAGGTCACGGTCCGACGGCGTCGAGCCCAGCCTCAGTGAAGTACAGAGTCACGGCAAACATGAGTCGTACTCACGTTTGCCGTGCATCGAAACGGTTGCGCGCGCTCATCGAGTCCGCAGTTCCTGTTTCTCCGCGCCGAACGTCGCGTGAACCTCGGAACGCCGCAGTTCGGCCGTCGTCGTCAGTGCGAATCAGGCAAATATGCTGCTGACCTGTGGCTGCTGGCAGAAATCGTCGTTGATCTTAAGAGGGCGGCACTCGACTTCCGCCTGGAGGCTCGCATGACGCGACTCGGAGTTGTGTCGAATGTGTTCGCTCAGCGAACAGGTCCGTCGGGCAACTGCACTAAACTCCGTACTCGTCCGATTCGATCGCTTCGCGCTTTCGAATCCTGGTGCAGCTCCTCGGCTTTCTCGGTGCCCGCGGGATCGGGAACAAGCCCGTGAACCCACCCTTGTGGGTGGTGAGCTATCCAGGAGGGCGCGTGGATGACCACGGGTCGGATGACGTCTCGATGATCGTGAAGTTCTACCGGTGGTGGAACGACGGTTGGAGGGAGGTGGCCGTCGACGGTAGTGCGATCGGACTGTTCGCGCTGGAGCTCAGCAAGTTTCTCTTCTGAGAAGCTGACGCCAGCCGGGCAGTGATGATCGTCCGGCTGGCGTCGGCAGCGACGCGTGCGGCATGGGCCTTGATTTCCTAGCCGCACACTATGCCCAGAAACCCGGATGGGACTCGCGATCCCGCCGGGTTCTCTGGTTTCTGATGCGAGTGCCGCGACTAGTCGCGCAAGTCGACTTTGTCGCTGGTGTCGCGAGTCAAAGGTATCTCGTTCGTATACCGGACACCACCTAAGACACTTCGTATCTGTGACTCACGTCACTTGGCATGTGTGCCCTGAATCACACCTGCCAGGTCCTCCGGTGCAGCTATGGGAGTGATGCGCCCAGTTCGTGGGGGTTATTCCGGGCCATAACGCTCAGTTTGTTATACATCCCAGCTATCAAGGGGTTGCTTTTGAGCCGTTTGTGAAATTCAAAAACTCCTCGACCCATTCGCCGGCGGAGGGACGTAGGGTTCGTCGCGGTTGTCGCCTACCGCGCGCGTGCGCCGATCTGGACATGCCAGGTCGATCCATACCGATAGCCGGAATCTTCTGTCGCGCAACAAGATCGAACGCAACTCTGTCGGTGGCCACCGTCATACTTCGTGGCTATGGCTTCTCACCAAGTACGCGCGCATCTACGTAATGGAAGGCCCGTGCGTGCGCATTCACGCAGGTCACGCGGGAGTTCCTCGTCCCAGCTGGGGTTCCTCGCTGTCGGCGCGGTCGCGATCTTCGGCGCCCTCGCCGCCGGTCGTGTCGGCGACATCCACCACGCCCCCGGGAGGAAGCGGCTGCTTTCCCTTCCAGGTCGGCTGCTGAACCTCCTACGGCAGGCCCCGTCAGAGCTGCTGAGCCCGGCGCTGGTGAGCCTGGCCCAGCTCCGCGCCGGGAAGCGAGGCGACGCAGTCCGGGCAGGGGTGCTCGTACAGATCGGTGGAAGAGTCGTAGAGCGGATGGCACGGCAGTGCTACCCGTGCACTGATCCGCCACGCGCTCCCGCATACCGAACAGCGGTAGAAGTCGGCGCGGTCGGCGTCGAGCTCACCGGCGCGTACCGCCTGCGCGAGTGCGCGGCCGCGCTGCAATCCCGCCGCCTGCAATCCCACCGAGGTGTTGGCCTCAGGCGCACAGGCCGGGCAGGAATCTCGCACGTAGGTGACCCCATCCGGCAGGACATACCTGCCGGCCGATACCCCGGCGGTGTCGGTGCCGGTCGCGGCGCAGTGGTAGCAGCGCCAGCTGCGCGGGGCGTCCCACGGCACCGGGTCGGCGGGGCCGAAGCTCAGGCTGGTGACGGTGATGCGCGGTCCGGCCGGCGGTGTCGGGGCATCGCCGCGGGCGGCTTGGGTGTAGGTGGTCTGGTCCCGGTTCTGCCGGGCGCGGGCCCGTGACTTGGGGCCGTTGTTGCCGGATTTCGTCATGGCTACCTCTCTCACGGGATCCCACGAACCCCGCCAGGCGGGTATCGACGGTCACGGCGAGCGCAGCAGTAATCGCACTGCGGTGGTGACTTCGCGGGCCCGCGCCGATCGGGGAGCCTTGGCCTGGCACCAGGTGAGCGTGGGCACCCGGCGGGAAATGGCGAGCGGCGTGCGCGTCCTGCCGCTGGTTCGCAGCATAGAACCGACCACCGACAGGTCGGCGTGAGGTCGGTCCGCTGATTACTCCGTGTGTCAGTCCCTATGGCTGTCGGTGTGTCAGTGCCTGTTGCTGCTTGATCGTCACACCACGCAGGCACAGAACACCCGGTCAGGGCCGCATTTCGTGGCACTGCGCCGCCCAGGGTCCTATCTCCCGTAGGGGTACATCCACAATCTGCGCCGGGGCTCGATGTCGGACCCGTATGTCACGCTGCGGGAAGATCCACCGCTTGGCCGGAAGAGAGACCAACATGGCCGACACCGACGACAGACCCGAAGTCCGACTCGTCGCACACTGCCGCCGCTGTCACGGCTGGCTGGTGTCAGCGGAATCCGTGCTGGCCGGTATCGGGCCGACATGCGCGATCCGGGAACGCGCTGAGCAGCGCGACGCCGCAGCGCGACAGCCTCGCGAACTCACGCTGTTCGACGTCGCGGCCGCCTGATTGATGCAGTCGGCAACCCGAAGCCATATAGCGAGCGCGGCAGGTCAGGCGTCCCTGTCTTCAGCCGGTACGAGAAACCTGATCGGCATGCTGAACGGGTAGCGACCCGGCGCATCGAGCACCGACTCGATGCGCGCGCTCTCGCCCTCGATCGCGAGCACTTCGAAGATGCTGACGCCACCCGCCCCGAGGGTCACCTTGTCGCCTACTTTCACCATGGACCGAGGATAATCGCACGTATGTGCGAATCGTGGGAGCCGGTCTACGAGATCGACGGACGGGTTGTGGACCCTGGGCGGCTGTACCGAGTTCGTGGCGGAGGGTGGGCTGAACCGGCGCCGGTGGCGTGCCCGGGTGGACATCCGTTCGGCGCCGGGAAGGTGCTTGTAGGGTCGCTGGCCTGCCAGGCAGTGGGTGGATCGCACCGGCTCCATACCTGCATCAAGTGCGGCTACGTGGTGCACACCCCGCCGATGCGGCCCGACTGCGACCACCCGGTCACCCGGTCGACATAGGAACTTGGGAAGCGCATCGATACCGCCGTGCGGCGGTATCGTTGGCGGTATGGCTGCACGGAAGACCTCGGTGTCCTTCGATGAGGACACGCTCGACATCCTCGCGCGTCGCGCCCAGGAGGACGGCATCAATCAGTCCGCCTACCTGGCCGCATTGGTGCGCCGCGATGACATGCAGCGCCGTCTGGCCGCCGATAGCGCGGCTCTCAACGCCGCCGGCCACACGCCTGACCGGGCGAGTGCAGTGAGTGCAGCTCTGCTCGCCGCGCGCCGTTCGGCGCGCTGATGGCGGTTCCCCGGTTCGGCGAGGTGTGGCATGCCCCGTCTGGCAGCGTGCTGCCCGGCGGAATGCTGTGTTTGATCGTGAGTTCCGATGACTACAACCGCATTCGTCGGCAGTACATCATCGTCGAAGTGGTTTCGGATCCGATCAGCGGTGACGCGATCATCTGCGACCTCGGCACGATCGGGGTCGCGCTGACCGGCGCACCGTTTACCGTGGGTCCCTCGTGGTTTGATGGCGCTGACGAGCCGGTCGCGATCCTCGGCCTGGACGTCGCACGTCGCGCTGCCGACCAGATCCGGGCCATTCTCGGCCCCTGATCGGTGCGCGAATACAGCACTCAGAGATGCAGAATTCGGTTGGCGATGAGCGCTTGGAGCAGATCCCGGGCGGCAGCGACTGTGCCCGCATGCTCGCCGCGAGCCAGCTCGCCGCTGCGCGCTTGATCGGCGAGAGTCGTCAGCACTTCGCGTAGCGAGCGCGGGGAACTGAGG from Nocardia goodfellowii encodes the following:
- a CDS encoding DUF6011 domain-containing protein → MADTDDRPEVRLVAHCRRCHGWLVSAESVLAGIGPTCAIRERAEQRDAAARQPRELTLFDVAAA